From the Oxalobacter vibrioformis genome, the window GTAAACCCAGCCGTCAATCGTGTCATGCAGAAGATAGCGGCTTAGCCCCTGCACAAACATCTTGAGTGTGCTGATTTCGATATTTGACGGATCTTTTTCCGCCTGGCGCATACTAATGATCGTATTGGCGGCAGTGGAATGGCCCTCTTCTGCCAGCCTTTTGTAAAGCCAGTCTTTCTGGGGCTCATCAAGCTGATTGAAATAGATCGTGATCTCATTATCGTCACGTTGCAGAAGATAGGCTGGCAGATTCTGTGCCCATGCTATGTCCGGATAATTTGATCTGGCTTCCCTGGCCAGTGCAGTGGAAATGGTGATAGAAATTCCCTGGTATTGTTCGTTTCCCATATGCTGTGCTCCGGTGATGGCAATTCCTGTTTTGTCCCCTGGGCACCGGTACTGATTGAAAGCCTGGAAAAGGCTATGAACCTTGTTCATCCGCAAAGGTGGCACGCGTCTGTTGACGCTCGTAATCCGGGGCAGACTGCTTTACTTATAGCATATTTCCCGGCTGTCTGTCCCCGAAGAATGGACATCTGAAACCATGTAACCCCCTGTTTTTTCACATCATCTGGCAGGCATGCCGGATAACGGTGAAAACCATAATCCCGCCATTGATCAAACGCCTGCCGATGCTTTGACATGGCGCAAACAGCAGGAGACAAAAAGGAATCTTTCACGGAAATGCCGCTCCAACAAGAGCACACAAACCATCAAGGAGATAAACCATGGGTAACATTAACGATGCCAACAAAAAAAGCCAGCAGAACGCCGGTGCCCAAAACGCGAAAGACAGCCTGAACCAGTCGGAAAGACTGCGTGAATTCCAGGAGTCGGAGAAGGAAAAAGCCGCTACCCAGGGCAAGCCACAGACAAACGAAAGACAGGGCGACAGCTGCGAAGGCTTTGACTGCATGTAATCGTTACAGAAGCAAAGCGTAAAAAGCCAGGGAAAATCCCTGGCTTTTTTCTGTTCTGCTATGGGCCTTCTTTTATGCGGATTATCCGTATTCCACTACATTCGTCCAGCGCACCAGAAATTCCCGTTCAACAGGCTGGCCCTTCACAAGGTGGCTCGCCGCGACAACAGGTAGCCACTTCTGCACATAATCGGGGCTGCAGCCGGTTTTGTTACAGAACATAGTGAAATATTTTTCCGCCTGCTCATCGTGGCCAGCCAGCCTGAACAGCAGATAGGTTCTGGCGGCATCAGCGCTGGCATTGCCCTGCGTGGCATGTGACCAGTCAGTCACATAAAATTCACCGGAATCAGTGATGATGACATTGGTCGGATTCATGTCGCCATGGCACAGCTTGAAATTTTTCGGCAGGCTGCCCAGCCTGGCGTGGAGCTCAAATTGTGTCGCCTGGTTCAGGCCCGATAGCCCGATCCGCTCATACATTTTGTCTGTCAGGTGACGCAGCTTCATTGACGCATACTC encodes:
- a CDS encoding phosphotransferase, whose product is MKPESIIATRPNKVIYREGDVAIKLFEKGYSAADIFNEAHNHAMVEETGFPVPPLEAVRKIDGQWAIVTKFIEGKTLAQLMEEDPARADAFLERMVEVQVAMHEYASMKLRHLTDKMYERIGLSGLNQATQFELHARLGSLPKNFKLCHGDMNPTNVIITDSGEFYVTDWSHATQGNASADAARTYLLFRLAGHDEQAEKYFTMFCNKTGCSPDYVQKWLPVVAASHLVKGQPVEREFLVRWTNVVEYG